One part of the Mytilus trossulus isolate FHL-02 chromosome 11, PNRI_Mtr1.1.1.hap1, whole genome shotgun sequence genome encodes these proteins:
- the LOC134690218 gene encoding chymotrypsin-like protease CTRL-1, producing MELLQTIYYIHKQCGVPSVSSTSVGSYVQYGNDAAQGEWPWQILFFMDGSSGCGATLIDPHFAITAAHCVESWSSFMIHVGEVKESEMLGSDDQGQRIAVAQVISHPDYTGRSTGWKSDVAILRLSQAAYYNDNVRPACLATEIHESFENCYITGWGYKEDVEHVSSTPDNLQEVRVDVNIDVDRCNKSYQAIGLNLPPTSVCVENKNAYAAACNGDSGGPLVCQNKYGRWELVGVTSFGIRGCRVDQTPSIYQSIPYHIDWIVQNTGIQINRNSIPTPPPET from the exons ATGGAGTTGTTACAaactatatattatattcaCAAAC AGTGTGGAGTTCCTTCTGTTTCGTCGACATCTGTTGGGTCGTATGTACAGTATGGCAATGATGCTGCTCAAGGAGAGTGGCCATGGCAAATCTTGTTCTTTATGGATGGAAGTTCTGGATGTGGTGCCACGTTAATTGACCCTCACTTCGCAATCACAGCAGCACATTGTGTaga GAGTTGGAGTTCCTTTATGATTCATGTTGGGGAAGTCAAAGAATCGGAAATGTTGGGATCCGACGACCAAGGACAAAGGATAGCAGTAGCTCAAGTCATATCTCATCCTGATTATACTGGAAGAAGTACAGGGTGGAAGTCAGACGTAGCAATACTAAGGCTTTCGCAAGCAGCTTACTACAATGATAATGTCAGACCTGCCTGTCTAGCAACAGAAATCCATGAAAGTTTTGAGAACTGTTATATTACGGGATGGGGAtataaagaagatgttgaaCACG TTTCATCAACACCAGACAACTTACAGGAGGTACGAGTAGACGTCAACATAGACGTAGACAGATGTAACAAATCATATCAAGCCATTGGACTTAATCTGCCACCGACATCTGTTTGTGTAGAAAATAAGAATGCGTATGCTGCAGCATGTAAC GGAGATTCAGGAGGTCCTTTAGTTTGTCAGAATAAATACGGTCGATGGGAGTTGGTTGGGGTAACTAGCTTTGGTATTAGAGGATGCCGTGTAGACCAGACCCCTAGTATTTATCAAAGCATTCCCTATCATATTGATTGGATTGTGCAGAACACAG GTATACAGATCAATAGGAATAGTATACCAACACCGCCACCAGAGACATAA